The window TCAGCGAAATTGCGGCCGCTTCTCAAGTGATGTGCGCAGTGGAAATCATGGATACGCCATTTATGAATTCCATTAGCAAATGGCAAACGCTTTCCGATAAAATTCGCTCGCCTTGGTTCAAGGTGTATCCTGATGTCGGTAACTTAACGGCATGGGGTAATGATGTCGAAAAAGAATTCACCCAAGGAATTGAACACGTCGCAGCCATTCACTTAAAAGATACATATGCGGTGACTGAAACCTGTAAAGGCCAATTTCGTGATGTCCCTTTCGGTGAAGGCTGCGTAGATTTTGTTAATTTATTCAAATTATTAAAACGTTTAAATTACCGCGGTTCCTTCCTGATTGAAATGTGGACAGAAAAAGCCGATGAGCCACTGATTGAAATTATCAAAGCCCGTCATTGGATGGAAGACAAAATGCAACAAGCTGGCTGGTATAACGCCTAAAGGAGCCGATAATGAATGCATTTTTTATGGGTGTTGACCTTGGTGGTACCGTCATCAAAGCGGGTATCTATACCGCAGAAGGCCAAGAAATTACGGTTGCTGAGCACTCTTTTCCCACTGAAAGCCCACAGGCGGGTTTTAGTGAACGCAACATGGAAATGTTATGGGAAGCGACTTGCAGCGTGATCCGCAAAGCGATTCAAAATAGCCAGCTCAGTGCCGCCCAAATTTCCGGTGTCAGTTTCTCTTCCCACGGTAAAGGGCTTTATTTGCTCAATAGCCAAGGAAAGCCAGTTAGAAATGGGATTGTGTCATCTGATTCACGCGCTCAATCCATTGTTGATGAATGGCACCAAAACGGTACTGCGGATAAAGCTTACCCATTGAGTTTGCAGCAATTATGGGCTTCTCATCCCGTGGCACTACTGCGTTGGCTAAAACAACACGAGCCTGATAATTATCGCGATACTCAGCATGTTTTGATGGTTCATGACTATATTCGCTATCGCTTAACCGACCAAATTGCCTGCGAAGAAACCAATATTTCTGGCAGCCAATTATTTAACCAAATCCAGTCGAGTTATGACCCTAAACTATGCCAACTGTTTGGTATTGATGAGGCAAATGACAAACTAGCTCCCGTGATTAACTCGGCCCAATTAGCGGGTACCGTAACCCACAAAGCTGCCGCAGAATCTGGACTGGTGGAAGGAACCCCTGTATTTGGTGGCTTCTTTGATGTAGTCGGCGCAGCGTTAGCATCTGGGGTGAGTCAAAAAGATAAACTCAGTGCGGTAGCAGGCACTTGGACTATTTCAACGCGTGTCTTTGATGAAATTGTGCCTTCTGATTACCCATACGTTTGGAGTAAATACTGCATCCCAGGCACCTATTTTGTCCATGAAGGCAGCCCGACCTCAGCCAGTAACCTCGCATGGTTTACTCGGCACTTCTTCAATCAGCGTTTGCAAGATTATGACGTACTGAATCACTGCGTGGCTGAAGGGGCAACACGGCAAAATGATATTCTGTTTTTCCCTTGGCTGTACGGTTCTAACTACCACAGTAATTTGCACGGTGGCCTACTCGGTTTGAGCTCACACCATACAGATGCTGATATTGTTTATGCTATCTATCAAGGGATTGTATTCTCACATTTGTTGCATCAAGACCGTATTGTTGGCCTTGATAATACAACCGAATCCATTCGGTTCACGGGTGGCCCAACACAATCACCACTGTGGATGCAAATGTTCTGTGATGCCAGTAACTTGCCGTTAGATGTCGTCAACGTGCAGCAATCAGGTTGCCAAGCCGCTGCACTTTGTGCCGCAGTCGGAACAGGTTATTATTCAGGTTTTGATGTCGCTATTGCGGCAAGTACCCCAAAAATCACCACTTATCAACCGAATGCAATTAGCCATCAACAGCTACGTGACAAATTTGCTCGTTTTAAAGCAGTTGCCGATGCATTGAGCCAATAATTTATTGAATAAAAATAATAAAGGCAGAACTTATAACTCAGTTCTGCCTTACTTTTTCTAGACTAATAAATTATCGTTCTTGATTGCAGTAAGAAATGAATTAGCGCCCTTTCTTTTAGCCCGTTAAAGCCCAAAACGTCCCATGAGCAAAACTATTAAAAATGATGCTTTGACGAAATCACATACTCTGTGAAAAACCTATCTGAACTTTTTATTACACCCATTACATCAAAAGTTGTGACAGTGATCGTTAATTAAACATTTATCGCCATTTGGTTAGTGATATAGCTCTGATTTTGCTCTTTCGTCACTAGAAAGCATTATGGAACCGGTTCCATAATAAGTCATTCGCAATGACAAATGGGTTAAATACCCTTCAATCAGACAGAGGAAAGTCATGAGCAAAGACATTATCATTGTTACTGCCGCCTACGGTGCACAAACCGTAAAACAATTAGGGGGCCAACAAGCTTTATTCGATATTATTCAAAGCAGCCACGCGGATGGTGCTGAGATCCGTCAAGAACTATTGCTACCAAGCGATAATTTTTTTGATATTGCCAAAGGACTGCAATCAAGACAGCTCACTGCGGTTTATTCCGTGCCAGACACGCTATTCCAACAGCATACCTCTATCGCAATCACTAAACTGCAAGGCTATTTTGAAGATGCCAAACAACTTAATGCTCGCTTTTTAAAACTATCACTCGGTGAATTACCAGAAAATTATGATTTATCCGAAGTCATTAACCTTCTCAATCAATACACCACACAGTTAGTGATCGAGAATGACCAAACCGAGGTTGGCGGTCACATTGCGCCTCTTGAACGTTTTTTTGCTGATGTAAAACACCAAAATCTACCTATAAAAATGGCATTTGATATGGCGAATTGGTATTGGCATCAAGAAGATCCGTTAAAAGCCGCACATATTTTTGCCCCCCAAGTCGCTTACATTCACGTTAAAGCCTGCCAATTACGTGGCAATAAATGCGTTGCAGTAGCACTTGATGACAGCGATGGCACATGGAAAGAAGTGCTAAACGCGCTCCCGAATGACGTTCCTTGTGGTATCGAGTTTCCACTCGAAGACCACGATTTACGCGCAGTCACTGAATACTATGTTTCTCTGTTGAAGGAGATTTAACATCATGAAAAATCAATTAGATGTTATCACTCTTGGTGAAGCCATGATGATGTTTGTGGCAACACAAACAGGGGAATTGCACGAAGTTGAAAGTTTCGTCCGTCGCGCAGCCGGTGCTGAGCTGAATGTCGCCATCGGCCTGTCTCGCCTAGGGTTAAGAAGTGGCTGGATAAGCCGACTTGGCGATGACTCCTTCGGGCGTTTTATTCAAGCCACTTTGGATAAAGAACAACTAGATACTCAATGCGTTACAGTGGACTCTCGTTACCCAACGGGCTTCCAACTTAAATCTAAAGCCGAAAATGGAACCGATCCCATCGTGGAGTATTTCCGTAAAGGATCAGCAGCCAGCCATTTAGATCTCACTGACTTTAATGAAGCGTATTTTCTGTCTGCCCGTCATTTACATTTAAGTGGCGTGGCAGCCGCACTTTCGCCCACCAGCTATCAACTTTCACTGTATGCAGCAAAATGGATGCGAAATGTAGGTAAAACACTGTCATTTGACCCCAATTTGCGCCCATCCCTATGGAAAAGTGAACAGGAAATGGTCGAACAGCTCAACCAACTCGCGTTCCAA is drawn from Providencia huaxiensis and contains these coding sequences:
- a CDS encoding FGGY-family carbohydrate kinase yields the protein MNAFFMGVDLGGTVIKAGIYTAEGQEITVAEHSFPTESPQAGFSERNMEMLWEATCSVIRKAIQNSQLSAAQISGVSFSSHGKGLYLLNSQGKPVRNGIVSSDSRAQSIVDEWHQNGTADKAYPLSLQQLWASHPVALLRWLKQHEPDNYRDTQHVLMVHDYIRYRLTDQIACEETNISGSQLFNQIQSSYDPKLCQLFGIDEANDKLAPVINSAQLAGTVTHKAAAESGLVEGTPVFGGFFDVVGAALASGVSQKDKLSAVAGTWTISTRVFDEIVPSDYPYVWSKYCIPGTYFVHEGSPTSASNLAWFTRHFFNQRLQDYDVLNHCVAEGATRQNDILFFPWLYGSNYHSNLHGGLLGLSSHHTDADIVYAIYQGIVFSHLLHQDRIVGLDNTTESIRFTGGPTQSPLWMQMFCDASNLPLDVVNVQQSGCQAAALCAAVGTGYYSGFDVAIAASTPKITTYQPNAISHQQLRDKFARFKAVADALSQ
- a CDS encoding sugar kinase: MKNQLDVITLGEAMMMFVATQTGELHEVESFVRRAAGAELNVAIGLSRLGLRSGWISRLGDDSFGRFIQATLDKEQLDTQCVTVDSRYPTGFQLKSKAENGTDPIVEYFRKGSAASHLDLTDFNEAYFLSARHLHLSGVAAALSPTSYQLSLYAAKWMRNVGKTLSFDPNLRPSLWKSEQEMVEQLNQLAFQANWVLPGLKEGKILTGFDQPESIADFYLAQGVEVVVIKTGEHGAYYKTANNQQGIAPAVHVKHVIDTVGAGDGFAVGVISALLEGLTLPQAVARGNFVGARAIQVIGDSEGLPTQAQLQHEMALLSAATTKAVC
- a CDS encoding L-ribulose-5-phosphate 3-epimerase, whose protein sequence is MRKHPIGIYEKALPKNSSWLEKLVIAKSAGYDFVEMSVDETDERLARLDWSIAERLEVVKAIQETGIRIPSMCLSGHRRFPFGSHDEATRMMAYSLMEKAIKLAQDLGIRTIQLAGYDVYYEEQDAETIANFEKGMQWVSEIAAASQVMCAVEIMDTPFMNSISKWQTLSDKIRSPWFKVYPDVGNLTAWGNDVEKEFTQGIEHVAAIHLKDTYAVTETCKGQFRDVPFGEGCVDFVNLFKLLKRLNYRGSFLIEMWTEKADEPLIEIIKARHWMEDKMQQAGWYNA
- a CDS encoding sugar phosphate isomerase/epimerase family protein produces the protein MSKDIIIVTAAYGAQTVKQLGGQQALFDIIQSSHADGAEIRQELLLPSDNFFDIAKGLQSRQLTAVYSVPDTLFQQHTSIAITKLQGYFEDAKQLNARFLKLSLGELPENYDLSEVINLLNQYTTQLVIENDQTEVGGHIAPLERFFADVKHQNLPIKMAFDMANWYWHQEDPLKAAHIFAPQVAYIHVKACQLRGNKCVAVALDDSDGTWKEVLNALPNDVPCGIEFPLEDHDLRAVTEYYVSLLKEI